In Eulemur rufifrons isolate Redbay chromosome 29, OSU_ERuf_1, whole genome shotgun sequence, one DNA window encodes the following:
- the SYPL1 gene encoding synaptophysin-like protein 1 isoform X5: MVDFVVTLVVTFLWLVSTSAWAKALTDIKIATGPSIVQELAPCKKTGVMCYFGSVTSMGSLNVSVIFGFLNMILWGGNAWFVYKETSLHSPSNTSAPHSQGGIPPPAGM, translated from the exons ATGGTT GACTTTGTTGTTACTCTTGTTGTCACTTTTTTGTGGTTGGTGAGCACTTCAGCCTGGGCTAAAGCTCTTACAGATATTAAAATAGCTACCGGTCCCAGTATTGTTCAGGAACTTGCGCCTTGTAAGAAGACAGGAGTGATGTGTTATTTTGGCTCTGTGACCAGTATGGGATCCCTAAATGTATCAGTG atctTTGGCTTTCTGAATATGATACTTTGGGGAGGAAATGCTTGGTTTGTGTACAAGGAGACCAGCCTACACAGTCCATCAAATACTTCTGCCCCCCATAGCCAAGGAGGTATTCCACCTCCTGCTGGAATGtaa
- the SYPL1 gene encoding synaptophysin-like protein 1 isoform X2 produces the protein MSAFQVNLNPLKEPLGFIKIASIFSFATCGGFKGKTEILVHCPPPNDNKTITATFGYPFRLNQASFEAPPHVNVCDVTWKDHVLIGDYSSSAQFYVTFAVFVFLYCIAALLLYVGYTNLYRDSRKLPMVDFVVTLVVTFLWLVSTSAWAKALTDIKIATGPSIVQELAPCKKTGVMCYFGSVTSMGSLNVSVIFGFLNMILWGGNAWFVYKETSLHSPSNTSAPHSQGGIPPPAGM, from the exons ATTGCTTCCATCTTTTCTTTTGCTACCTGTGGAGGGTTTAAGGGGAAAACAGAAATTCTAGTGCATTGTCCTCCTCCAAATGACAATAAAACTATTACAGCTACTTTTGGTTATCCATTCAg gttGAATCAGGCATCATTTGAGGCACCTCCACATGTAAATGTGTGTGATGTAACTTGGAAAGATCATGTCCTCATAGGAGATTACTCTTCTTCTGCACAATTCTATGTTACATTTGCAGTCTTTGTGTTCCTGTACTGCATTGCAGCCCTTCTGCTTTATGTTGGTTACACGAACCTATATCGGGATAGTCGTAAACTTCCCATGGTT GACTTTGTTGTTACTCTTGTTGTCACTTTTTTGTGGTTGGTGAGCACTTCAGCCTGGGCTAAAGCTCTTACAGATATTAAAATAGCTACCGGTCCCAGTATTGTTCAGGAACTTGCGCCTTGTAAGAAGACAGGAGTGATGTGTTATTTTGGCTCTGTGACCAGTATGGGATCCCTAAATGTATCAGTG atctTTGGCTTTCTGAATATGATACTTTGGGGAGGAAATGCTTGGTTTGTGTACAAGGAGACCAGCCTACACAGTCCATCAAATACTTCTGCCCCCCATAGCCAAGGAGGTATTCCACCTCCTGCTGGAATGtaa